From the Propionispora hippei DSM 15287 genome, the window TTTTTCAAATCGGCCGCATTGGCCTCATCCACGTCCAGATGAAATTCCAGCGCAGCCTGATCACTGACCCGGACAACCACCTGCCGGAACACGCACTGCTTTTCCCCGCCCGCTTCCAAAGCAATCAGTTGTCCGTCGGACACCTGAAAACGCTTGGCATCGGCCGGCGTCATATGCAGGTGGCGCTTGGCCACAATGACCTTGCCCTGCATGACCAGCATGCCCTTGGGGCCGCTGACACAAAGGCTGGCACCGCCTGTTAAGTTCCCCGATACCCGGACCGGCGGCTGAATGCCGAGCGCCATGGCGTCATGGCGGCTGATTTCAATCTGGCTCTCTTGCCGGACCGGTCCCAATACCCGCACATTGCTAAAGCAGCCTTTCGGACCGGCAATGCAGACAGTCTCCCGTGCGGCGAACTGTCCTGGCTGGCTAAGCTCCTTAAGCACCGTCAACGGATGCTCCTTGCCAAATAACAGTTCCAGGTCGGCCTGATTCAAATGGATATGCCGGTTGGAAATCCCGATAGGTATGGTTCCGTTGGCTTCCGTTTCTTCCAACCGGGACAAAATCTCTACAACAGCTTCCTCCCGGGTCCATTCCACGTAAAATTCCTCACTTTCCTCGCCCATGTATGCAAAGCTTTACGGACTGCCCCTTTTCCCGCGGGCAAACCGGATCATGACAAATATTGCAGGTAGCCCTGCTGTCAGCCTCCGCTTCTGTTTCAGCCGACAGATAAACCGGTTCCTGCTCTTCTTCCACGGCTTCCTCCGGCGGCTCGTCAGCTTCCGGCACCGGTACGGCAGCCGGTTCCGGCTCCTCCACCGGTAGCAGCGCTTCCTCAGCATTGTCCTGTCTTAAAGGCTCTTCTGCAGGCATGACCGTCGGCTCGTTATGACCGCCTGCCGGCGCTTCCGCCGTCAACAGGGGATAAATTCCGTGGGCCGGCCGCGGCAAGACTTGCGTGGCAATCACTGTTCCCACCCGGCCGACAGCCATCCTGGCGGCGTCTACGGCCGCTTTTACCGCCCCGACGTCGCCGGTCAGCTTGACTGTGATCAGTGCGCCTGTGGCATTTTCCATTCCCAGCAGCGTTACATTGGCAGCCTTTAGCGCCACATCGGCCGCCTCAACGGCTGCCAGTTTTCCCACCACCTCGATCAGGCCCAGCGCGTTGTTAATCATGGCCATCTACCTTTCGCAATGCGTCCGCATTATAAATTAGGCTTGGTCAATGACTGCGGGTCCTGACCCATGCCGCGCAATACGCCAAGGCCCACATCACGGGCAGCCAGCACCGATTGCCGTACCGCGCCGGAATCGCCGCTGAAGGTAATGATGATCTCATTGGAGAAACAGGTGCCGACGGCCGGGCTGGCATAGGTGACAATATCCACATTGGCTGTTTTCATCGCCACATCGGCCATCAACAGTCCCACTGCCGCCGGGGCGCCAACCGTAATGCCGAACGCTTTGCCGATGGGTGCGGAAAATGCCTTGTTTAAAGCGTAGCTGGCGCGGGCGGTATAATGAAGCTCGATATGACCGGCATCACAGCCATATACATCGCCGAAGTTTCTTTCCAGATTGGTCAGCAGAATTTCTACGGCACGCCGCGAGTCCGACACGTCTTCCGAAGCAAAGATAATCGTACTGCCATGGCCGGCGCCGCCCTTGGTGTCACGGCAAAACTCCACCGACACGATTTCGGTATTGGTTGCTTTGACCGCTTCGTCGGCCGACATGACATGCGGTGCGCCGCCGGTCCGGGAGCTGACAATGCCGATAGAACGGAACTTGGGGTCCAGTTTCATTTTTTCGTGCAGGTGATAATCCAGATTGGCAATTACCAGGCCAACCGTATCGCCCATGCCTGAACCGACAAATTCGGTAATGTTGCAGCCTTGCTGCCTGGTCTGGCCAACAGGGGCCGTCTTGGTATCCTCAACAGAGTCGATAATTTTTTTCAAAAGTTCAGAATCCATCTTTCTCTATACCTCCGATTACTCTTTAGTAAATTTGGGGAGCATTTTTTCCACATCGGTATGAGGCCTTGGAATGACATGAACAGAAACGACTTCACCAACCCGTTTGGCAGCGGCGGCGCCAGCATCGGTTGCCGCCTTCACAGCACCTACATCACCGCGGACCATAACCGTAACGAGGCCGGAACCAATCTTTTCGTACCCGATCAGCGATACATTGGCCGCCTTTACCATGGCATCTGCCGCTTCAATGGAGCCGACTAACCCTTTTGTCTCAACTAAACCTAACGCTTCCTGTCCCATTTCTTTACCTCCAAAAATTTTTATTATGCCATTATGCAGCTTGAAACGCTTGCATAAAAAACATCAGCATTCTGCCTGGCGTGCCTGATGTCAGCCGGGCCGGACTATGACAAGTTTACTTTTCCTGCCCGCATTACATAAGGTGTTTAAATTTTCTTACTTTTCTGACTGTATTTTAATTATAAGAAAAATGCTGGGCATCGCTTGTGACTTTTGCAACAAGAAGCGGTAAATTTTCTACTTTTTCTATGGTAAATTGGTACGTTTATTGCACATTTTAAAAGTAGACAGCCGTAAATAATCTGAAATTTCCTACCATTGTTCAAAAATCCCAGGTGGAAATTTTACTATTTCGTAATTTATCAGTAAATTCATACAGCTTTAGCACTGTCCCTGATCTGTGGTATAATAAGCTTGAAATTTTACCGGAATTCAACGGGCTGAATTTTTAAAAGAAAGGCTGTTCAAACCATGGAAAATGCACTTCACGTGTCTATTGAAACCGTCATCAACGTGAAAGAATTTAATGCTCTGCAAAACGAGCTATCCAAAATGGTCGACTTTTCCGTAGTCACGGTAGACGCCAACGGTGTGCCCATCGGCAGTCTTAGCAACTTTACAACCTTTTGCCAGTTAATCCGTTCCTCACCGCTGGGGCGCCAGGGCTGCATCGACTGTGACCGGATCGCCAGCCTGAAAGCGCTGCGCGTCGGCAAACCGCTGCTCTACGAATGCCATTGCGGCCTGAAAGACTGCACGGCACCGATTGTTGTGGACGGCGTATACATTGGCAGCGTGCTGGGCGGTCAGGTCTTCGTCCGCGAGGAAGACCGTTCCAAGGTAAAGCTGGCCCAATTGGCGAAAAAATTTAACCTGCCCCTGGCAGACCTGCAACGGACGGTACAGGAAATCAAACTGGTGTCGGAAGACTATCTGCATCGCTGTCTGCGCTTTTACGCTTTTTTGTCCAATTATCTGGCCGAATCGGGAATCAAAAAGCTGATTCAGGAAAAGCTGACCCGCGAGACCCGGGAACGGCTGCAGCTCCAGAAAATTGCCAAGGAACAGGAGCTGCGCCGTATCCAGGCACAGATGAATCCTCACTTTCTGTTTAACGCGCTAAACTCGATTGCCCGCCTGGCCATTCTGGAAACCGCGCCCCAGACTGAGGCGCTGATCTACGATTTGTCCAATTATCTCCGTTACAGCATAAAAAACAACGAAACGACACCGAAGCTGTCGGTCGAATTGGACAGTCTCCAACACTATTTATCCATTCAGCAAACCCGGTTCGGTGACCGGATGAGTTTTGTCGTTGACATCGACCCGGAACTGTTGGACTGGCGCATCCCCTCCATGACGCTCCAGCCCATCGTCGAAAACGCCATCATCCACGGCCTGGAAGACCTCAAGGACGGCGGCACCGTGAAAATTTACGGGACTAAAATAGCCGGCGGCAATGAAATGCTGCTTAGCGTCTATGACAACGGCGTCGGCTTCCCCCCCGACCTGATCGACCTGTTCAATCGCAAGAAAGAAATGATGCCGTCCCGGCTGGGTTTGGGCCTGCGGAATACGGATGACCGCATTCGCCGGCTTTACGGAGAAAACTATGGTCTGACCATCGAAAGCCAGCCAATGGGATTCACCTGCGTCAGCATCAGACTGCCGAAACAGTAAGGGAGGCCACAATGATGTACAGCCTGCTGATTTGTGAAGATGAAACGCTGGAGCGGGTTACGCTCCGCAAGATGATTGAGCAGCGGTATCCCCATATCATGCTGCTGGAAGACGCCAGGACCGGCAAGGAGGCCGTGCAAAAAGCCCAGCAATTCAAGCCCGATATTCTGCTTATGGACATCAAAATGCCGGAAATGAACGGCCTGGACGCGCAAAAGCAGATTATTGCCTTTCACCCTCAGATCAAAACGATTATTATCACCGCTCATGATGATTTTTCCTATGCTCATGAAGCCATCAAATACCGTATCTTCGACTTTCTCTTAAAGCCGTTTTCCTCCGCTATTTTATACGACTGCATTGACAAGATTCTCAGCACCCCCTCCAGCCGTCCACCGGTTCAGCCGGCCGTCGCTGAAGAAAAAACCACCATTCAGGAAGCTCTGGATTATATAAACTCCCATTACCTGGATAACCTTCAGCTTACCGATGTGGCCAGCCGCGTCCATCTTAGCGAAAAATACTTCAGCCGCTATTTCAAGGAGCAAATCGGCCAGTCCTTTACCGAATATGTCAATCAGCAGAAGGTCTACCGGGCCAAAAGCCTGCTGCTCCACACTTCGGTGCCGATTTATAAAATAGCCATGGATCTCAATTTTTCCGATTCCGCCTATTTTACCAAGGTTTTTCGTAAATACGAACAGTTGTCGCCGCTTGAATTCCGGCAAAAGCACCGGCTTTAACCTGAGACCAAAAGGACGGCTTCCGCAGCAGGCGGAAGCCGTCCTTTTGGTCTTAAGTTTGATGTTCCATTTTACTTTTTGAATAAGTATATGGTAACAGCTTCTCCGTCACATTGGTATTGACACAAAAAAACAATTGGTATATCATGCACTTGTAAGGAGAGTACCAAATTGGTTTTTTCCAGTACAAAACTGATGAGGTGATGATTTGCGTAATCGAATTATTCTGGCAACCGTAGAAGAAATTAACTTACGGGGTTTTAAATTTACAATGAGTGACCTTACTAAACGGCTAAGCATCAGCAAGTCATCGCTGTATGAACATTTTTCCTCCAAAGATGAATTGATTGCCACTATCCTGGATATTGTGTTACAGGATCTGCGCGAGCAAGAGGAAAAAATATATAACTCCGATTTGCCGGTTGTTGAAAAGTTAAAAGCCGCACTACTGATTTCACCGAAGGCGTTCGAGCCGTTTCATGACCGTGTATATGACGATTTGCGCCTAACCTATCCGGAGGAATGGAAAAAGGTGACCCAATTTCGCCAGGAACGGATGAACCGTCTGTCCGACCTCCTCTCGCAAGGAATGGAGACTGCTATTATCCGGCCGGTGAATATAAAGATCGTTCAGCAAATGATCATTAGCACCATGAATGACTTGAACAGTTACCGTTTTCTCAGTGAAAACAACATGACCTATCCGGATGCCATGTCGGCGATGCTGGATGTAATCATTCAAGGAATTTCCGTAAAAAAATAATTTAGATTTTCTAATAATAAGTACATGCGCTGTTGCGGCGCTTTACTTATACCCTGTCAGTACCAAAAATACTATTTCAGTACATAAAAGTACGCAAATCTCTCCGGTCTCTGTTTTTCAGCACCCCGGATATCCTGCGGGAATCCGATTTTATCCAAGATATCAGGTATTATACAAGGAGGAAAGAAAATGTCCCTAATCAACATCAGGCACAACCTTTCTTGGAATTGGCCAATCTATATCCTATTATCAGTTGTATTGATCCCCATGCTGACCGGCTGCGGAAACAGCATGGCAAATACCGAAATATGGGGCAGGGCTGAAGCCAAGGAGGTCGATATTAACTCAAAAATACCGGGCCGCGTCGTCAGCCTGCTTGTAAAAGAAGGCGACAAAGTAAGCCAAGGACAGCTTTTGGCGCGTATTGACAACCGGGATATTGTCGCCCAAGTCGGTCAGGCAAAAGCCAATATCAATGCGTTACAGGCCCAAACAGCCCAGGCAGCCACCGTTACCATACTGCAGGATCAAACATCCAAAGCCGCCCTGCATACCGCACAGGCCCAGTTAGAAAAAGCCCAGTCCGATTTAGCGTTAGCTGAAAGTGATTATGACCGGTACAGTGAACTGCTGGAATCAGGTGCCATTTCCAAGCAATTATTTGATACGTACCGGACTAAATATCAGGTGGCTCAGGCTGCCTACAGTCAGGCCCAGGCCGGTTTAAAGGCGGCTCAGGCCGGACTGTTGCAAACCGATGTAAATACGGCCAACGAAGCCACCATGCACAGCAAAGTGGCCCAGGCGCAAGCTACCTTGCAGCAGGTGGAGGTATCTCTGGACGAAACGGAAATACGGGCTCCCTTTGACGGCATCATAACCGCCAAGTATGTAGAGGAAGGAGCCATGGTATCTCAGGGTATGCCCTTAGTCGCCATCCAGGACCCATTGGACAACTGGGTCAATTTAAAAGTAAAGGAGACTGACCTTTCCCGCTACTCTGTTCAGCAGCAGGTTAAGGTCCAGGGCCGGGACAGCAATCTTATCTTAGACGGGACCGTCGTCGATATTAGCAAAAAGGCAGAATTTGCCACCTACCGGGCCACCAACGAACGCGGCGACAACGATATTATTACCTTTAATGTCAAGATCCAGGTCAATTCCGATAAAATCCGCCCCGGCATGCGCTTCAAATTGATGGACGGTGTCAACTGATGAGACTAAAAGATGTGCTGCTGCTGGAACTGCGCAGGCTCTTTGCTCCTACAGCCCCTACCGCTTTGCTGCTTGTTGGCCTGCCTCTTCTGTATACCATCCTGTTTGGCTTCACTTACAGCAACAATGTCGTTAAATATATCCCCACCGTCATCTACGACCAGGATCAGACAACGGTCAGCCGTTCTTTAACCCAGGCGTATATGGACTCCGAACGTTATAACGTTATTGCCCAGGTTACCACGCAGGAAGAAATGGAACGCTGGCTCCGGGAAGATAAGGCGTTGGTTGCCGTCTCTATTCCAGCCAAGTTCAGCCAGCAAATCAAGCTGGGCATGGCCTCCGAAATTCTCATTGAAACAAACTCGACCAACGTAATGTTTGCCAATGCCGTGATTTCCTCCAGTCAGGAGATTATACAGACCTTGTCGGCAGCCACCGGCCAGAAACTGCAGGAATCACTCAACCAGCTGCCGGCGCCGGCCCTGCGGACTACCGCTCCGGTTAAAATGGGGGTCAGAATTATTAACAACCCGACTACCTCCTACACCAATTTTATGCTTCCCGGTTTAGCGGCTAACGGCTTGCAGATCGCCATCCTGTTGGTGGCAGGCCCGCTTATCGCCCGGGAATATGGCCGGCTCTCACGCTGGCGGCAGACCTCCGCATCAACGCTTGTCCTCGGCAAGCTGTTACCTGTCTGGGGCTGCGCCACAGCAGCCTTTGTCCTCTGCCTGGCTATCATGAATGTAGGCTTCGGGGTGCCTGTTCGCACAAATACGCTAAACCTCCTGCTCCTGGTCAGTGCGTTTACCTTTCTCGTCATTAATCTCAGCTTTTTCTTTTCGGCCATTACCAGCAGTGAAGTTGCCGCTCTGCAGGTACCGCTGCTTTATATCATGCCCGGACTGTTATACAGCGGCCTCAGTTGGCCTTCTTTGGCTATGAATGAGGTGGCGCGATTTTTTTCCTCGCTCATGCCGCTCACTTATATGGCAGATACACTGCGTGATTTATTATTAGCAGGCTACTCACCATTCCTGCTGTCAAACAGTCTTAGCATGTTTGCCGGCGGCCTCGGCCTACAGCTAACCACCCTGCTGGTGTTTACCCTTCGCCGGAAAAAGTTTGAGCTGCAAACCGCAAAGGAGGTTTCCCCATGAATTGGCGGCAGATATGTAAACGGGAAATCGGTCAATTGTTTATTACAGACCGCCGGCGAGCCGTTTTCCTGTTCGGTGCATCCCTGGCCTATCTGATTTTATTCAGTCTATTATATAGTACCCACACGATAAAAGCGGTGCCTTTGATTGTCTGCGATGAAGATCAAACGCAATTCAGTCGCACACTGATTCAGGCTTTTGACGACTCCGAGCGCTTTCAAATCGTCGATTATGCCTCAACGCAGACCGAGATGGAACAGGCACTGCAGGAAAAGGAAGGATACGCTGCCGTACATATACCCAGGAAATTTGCTCAGGATGCCAAAGCCGGGCGCTCTTCCACAGTTCTTCTAATGGCTGACGGCGCCAATATTCTTATCGCCAATACGGTAACCACAGCCGCCCAGGAGATTATTGCGGCCTTTTCCCAGGAAACAGGCACCAGGTTAACGGAAACAAACGCCGGCCAAATGCCTGCTATGGCCGAGAACAAGACCGCTCCGGTTGAGTTCCGGTTACGGGTACTAAACAATCCGACGCAAAGCTATCTCTACTTCTTTGTTCTGGGCCTGTCGATGGCCGCTTTTCAACAAGGTATCTTCCTGGCAATCGGGGCCAGCATCCAGAACGAATACCGTCATTCGGAGGAATTAAGCCAGGCGCACCCGCTAAGTATTCTGACAGGAAAATTATTGCCCTATTGGATTTCAGCCACCCTGACCTTTTTTCTTACCATATTAGCAGCCATATACTTTTTTAGCATTCCCGGCCGAGCCTCCCTTCCCAGTTTATTATTGCTCTCTTCTACTTTTAATTTTGCCGCCGTCTCTTTGGGAGCTTTCCTTGCTTCCCTCTGCCAGTCCGAACTGACCTTTACCAGGCTATCCATCGCTTACACCGTCCCGGCCTTTGTATTATCAGGCTACACCTGGCCGCTGGATGCTATGGATAGAGCCGGAAGGCTTATCTCTTATACCTTCCCCCTATCTTATTTTTCCAACACCCTTCGCGAGCTGCTGCTTGCCGGCTATTCACCGGTTCTTTACCAAAACAGTGTGATTTTACTCCTGATAGGAACCGGCCTCTTCAGTATGACAATCATGTGCTTTTCCCACAAAATAAAAGCTGTCCATAACAAGGCAGGAGTACCTCATCAACCCTAATCCCGTAAATACTGACGGTCAATATACCGGAAGCCTTCGTTGTCGTCAGCCTTCCGGTATATCTCCTTCCTCCGCCCGGTCTTGTGAAAATAGCCTCGCCATTATTCCACAGTTTTAGGCTTGACAAGGTGCTTAAGGATCTTGCCGCAAGTAATACTTTTCTTAAGGAGCGCAGTCGAATGGAAGATGTAAAGCTTTCAATTCTCTCAGCTGCCAAAATTCGCTTCTCCCGCTTCGGCTTTCAAAAAACCACGATAAACGAAATATGTCGTGACTGCCGGATTTCCAAGAGAACACTATATCAACAGTTTCCTAGCAAGGAAGAACTATTTATGTGTTTGATCACTCATGAATTAGAAACGCTTAAGACTAGGGTCTTGACTCAAACACAAAAGCTCGCTCTTCCTGTCTATCAGCTATCGCAACTATTGCAAACTGTCGGTGCTTATTTTTATGAGAACCGGTCTCTATTATCTGCAACTATAAAACAAGAGAATAGCCTTCCTTCCCCCGGACAAACAAACCGGTTTCAAACTGCCGTGGAAAAAGAAATAAGCGCTCTTATCGCCAAAGTAATCCTGGAAGGCAAACAGCAACGTCAGTTTCGTAATATAGACGAACATTTCGTTGCCTGTATCGGATTTAATTTATTGCAATCCTTATTTATCACTAATAAAGTGTTAACTTGCTCTGATAAAACCGCAGTTAACGAATACACCCGTGAGTTTATTGACCTATTTGTTAATGGCATTACAAATGAAGCTCCATTTTCTAAACACGGGCACCCTAAAATCGACAGCAATATATAAAATAAACAAATCCCGCTTCCGGTCAAAAACCGGGATGCGGGATGTATTCGTAAAAAGGGCTGACAAAGTGCTCTTCATCTGATCTTATTTTTCCATATGTAAAATTAAATAGAAATTTAGCTGTATAAAGGAGGATTTTCCCTATATATGTCTAAATTTAGTAAAAAATGAAAACTTATATATAGGAGGGTTTATATGCCTGACGAAATGTCCACGCAGAGAGTGATTGCAATCCCAACCAAGAGTGTGGGAATCTCCTTGTTATTAACATTTATCTTTGGATCAGTTGGCCTGTTTTACTCCACCGTGCTGGGAGCAATTATTATGCTTATTATCGAGGCAATTATTGGCTTTACGACCTTTGGTTTTGGACTTATTTTTACACATCCTATTTGCATGATTTGGGGAGCTCTAGCGGTAAACAGCTATAATAAAAAACTACTGGCAGGAAAAGCTATTTGACCTTGCCTGCTTAAGCAAAGAACAGACGATGAACTGCCATTTGGCCATTTATTTGCAGCCAAAAGACGGCTCCGGCTAGCACCTTATCAATCCCAAAGCTGTAGAATAATGGCGAGGCTATTTTCCACAAGACAAGGCGGAGAAAGGAGGCATACCGTTAGTATGCCGACTGACGACAACGAAGGCTTGCGGAAAATAGACCGTCAGTATTCACAGGATTAGGGTTGATAAGGTAGTATTACCGGTTGCCGTCTTTTTATGTTCAGGAGTGTTTGCTTGCTGCCAAAGAACACAATGTATTGATAAATTCCTGTGGTCCGGCCGCTGCCAGCAGACTTTGCACCCGTTCCTTGTTCTTCAGCGTATAAAACAAATCGGTAATAATGCCGACATCATCGTTTTTGACAGCCGGCAGGCAAATGAGCTTCACCTTGTTTTTGTTCTGATCCCATTCGAGGGCTTGCTGCAGCTTGATGAACACCACCGCCGATTCATTGACCAAGGAAGGCAAGCCATGAGGAATGGCAATCCCATTTTTAAAACAGGTGCTGCTCATCTCCTCCCGGGCCGTCATGGACTGGAGAAACTGCTTTTTCACATAGCCATTATTAAATAATATGCTGCCGAGCGCTTCCAGCACTTCCAA encodes:
- a CDS encoding ABC transporter permease; translation: MNWRQICKREIGQLFITDRRRAVFLFGASLAYLILFSLLYSTHTIKAVPLIVCDEDQTQFSRTLIQAFDDSERFQIVDYASTQTEMEQALQEKEGYAAVHIPRKFAQDAKAGRSSTVLLMADGANILIANTVTTAAQEIIAAFSQETGTRLTETNAGQMPAMAENKTAPVEFRLRVLNNPTQSYLYFFVLGLSMAAFQQGIFLAIGASIQNEYRHSEELSQAHPLSILTGKLLPYWISATLTFFLTILAAIYFFSIPGRASLPSLLLLSSTFNFAAVSLGAFLASLCQSELTFTRLSIAYTVPAFVLSGYTWPLDAMDRAGRLISYTFPLSYFSNTLRELLLAGYSPVLYQNSVILLLIGTGLFSMTIMCFSHKIKAVHNKAGVPHQP
- a CDS encoding BMC domain-containing protein; the protein is MINNALGLIEVVGKLAAVEAADVALKAANVTLLGMENATGALITVKLTGDVGAVKAAVDAARMAVGRVGTVIATQVLPRPAHGIYPLLTAEAPAGGHNEPTVMPAEEPLRQDNAEEALLPVEEPEPAAVPVPEADEPPEEAVEEEQEPVYLSAETEAEADSRATCNICHDPVCPREKGQSVKLCIHGRGK
- the eutM gene encoding ethanolamine utilization microcompartment protein EutM, which encodes MGQEALGLVETKGLVGSIEAADAMVKAANVSLIGYEKIGSGLVTVMVRGDVGAVKAATDAGAAAAKRVGEVVSVHVIPRPHTDVEKMLPKFTKE
- a CDS encoding TetR/AcrR family transcriptional regulator, giving the protein MRNRIILATVEEINLRGFKFTMSDLTKRLSISKSSLYEHFSSKDELIATILDIVLQDLREQEEKIYNSDLPVVEKLKAALLISPKAFEPFHDRVYDDLRLTYPEEWKKVTQFRQERMNRLSDLLSQGMETAIIRPVNIKIVQQMIISTMNDLNSYRFLSENNMTYPDAMSAMLDVIIQGISVKK
- a CDS encoding phosphate propanoyltransferase, coding for MEWTREEAVVEILSRLEETEANGTIPIGISNRHIHLNQADLELLFGKEHPLTVLKELSQPGQFAARETVCIAGPKGCFSNVRVLGPVRQESQIEISRHDAMALGIQPPVRVSGNLTGGASLCVSGPKGMLVMQGKVIVAKRHLHMTPADAKRFQVSDGQLIALEAGGEKQCVFRQVVVRVSDQAALEFHLDVDEANAADLKNGMTARLL
- the pduB gene encoding propanediol utilization microcompartment protein PduB, giving the protein MDSELLKKIIDSVEDTKTAPVGQTRQQGCNITEFVGSGMGDTVGLVIANLDYHLHEKMKLDPKFRSIGIVSSRTGGAPHVMSADEAVKATNTEIVSVEFCRDTKGGAGHGSTIIFASEDVSDSRRAVEILLTNLERNFGDVYGCDAGHIELHYTARASYALNKAFSAPIGKAFGITVGAPAAVGLLMADVAMKTANVDIVTYASPAVGTCFSNEIIITFSGDSGAVRQSVLAARDVGLGVLRGMGQDPQSLTKPNL
- a CDS encoding TetR/AcrR family transcriptional regulator → MEDVKLSILSAAKIRFSRFGFQKTTINEICRDCRISKRTLYQQFPSKEELFMCLITHELETLKTRVLTQTQKLALPVYQLSQLLQTVGAYFYENRSLLSATIKQENSLPSPGQTNRFQTAVEKEISALIAKVILEGKQQRQFRNIDEHFVACIGFNLLQSLFITNKVLTCSDKTAVNEYTREFIDLFVNGITNEAPFSKHGHPKIDSNI
- a CDS encoding ABC transporter permease encodes the protein MRLKDVLLLELRRLFAPTAPTALLLVGLPLLYTILFGFTYSNNVVKYIPTVIYDQDQTTVSRSLTQAYMDSERYNVIAQVTTQEEMERWLREDKALVAVSIPAKFSQQIKLGMASEILIETNSTNVMFANAVISSSQEIIQTLSAATGQKLQESLNQLPAPALRTTAPVKMGVRIINNPTTSYTNFMLPGLAANGLQIAILLVAGPLIAREYGRLSRWRQTSASTLVLGKLLPVWGCATAAFVLCLAIMNVGFGVPVRTNTLNLLLLVSAFTFLVINLSFFFSAITSSEVAALQVPLLYIMPGLLYSGLSWPSLAMNEVARFFSSLMPLTYMADTLRDLLLAGYSPFLLSNSLSMFAGGLGLQLTTLLVFTLRRKKFELQTAKEVSP
- a CDS encoding HlyD family secretion protein, which produces MSLINIRHNLSWNWPIYILLSVVLIPMLTGCGNSMANTEIWGRAEAKEVDINSKIPGRVVSLLVKEGDKVSQGQLLARIDNRDIVAQVGQAKANINALQAQTAQAATVTILQDQTSKAALHTAQAQLEKAQSDLALAESDYDRYSELLESGAISKQLFDTYRTKYQVAQAAYSQAQAGLKAAQAGLLQTDVNTANEATMHSKVAQAQATLQQVEVSLDETEIRAPFDGIITAKYVEEGAMVSQGMPLVAIQDPLDNWVNLKVKETDLSRYSVQQQVKVQGRDSNLILDGTVVDISKKAEFATYRATNERGDNDIITFNVKIQVNSDKIRPGMRFKLMDGVN
- a CDS encoding response regulator transcription factor translates to MMYSLLICEDETLERVTLRKMIEQRYPHIMLLEDARTGKEAVQKAQQFKPDILLMDIKMPEMNGLDAQKQIIAFHPQIKTIIITAHDDFSYAHEAIKYRIFDFLLKPFSSAILYDCIDKILSTPSSRPPVQPAVAEEKTTIQEALDYINSHYLDNLQLTDVASRVHLSEKYFSRYFKEQIGQSFTEYVNQQKVYRAKSLLLHTSVPIYKIAMDLNFSDSAYFTKVFRKYEQLSPLEFRQKHRL
- a CDS encoding sensor histidine kinase codes for the protein MENALHVSIETVINVKEFNALQNELSKMVDFSVVTVDANGVPIGSLSNFTTFCQLIRSSPLGRQGCIDCDRIASLKALRVGKPLLYECHCGLKDCTAPIVVDGVYIGSVLGGQVFVREEDRSKVKLAQLAKKFNLPLADLQRTVQEIKLVSEDYLHRCLRFYAFLSNYLAESGIKKLIQEKLTRETRERLQLQKIAKEQELRRIQAQMNPHFLFNALNSIARLAILETAPQTEALIYDLSNYLRYSIKNNETTPKLSVELDSLQHYLSIQQTRFGDRMSFVVDIDPELLDWRIPSMTLQPIVENAIIHGLEDLKDGGTVKIYGTKIAGGNEMLLSVYDNGVGFPPDLIDLFNRKKEMMPSRLGLGLRNTDDRIRRLYGENYGLTIESQPMGFTCVSIRLPKQ